In the Telopea speciosissima isolate NSW1024214 ecotype Mountain lineage chromosome 2, Tspe_v1, whole genome shotgun sequence genome, one interval contains:
- the LOC122651261 gene encoding uncharacterized protein LOC122651261: MLLRSASTPILNSWLPHSKESSPESELALHIPRSRSITLTASASSSNLMSPIDDSMKKMTRAMSESDLRELAVVPKPPKRKTLGRGLSGLSTISAEEGKEQEIGVTESKNQSLERLFSSSGLDESVMEASYEAYATGVCQEDKGLATLVGGGIGGDGGGRRGSHGGDGNDGFGFSDSNHGNDKTEVYYQKMIEANPGNGLILGNYARFLKEVRGDFAKAEEYCGRAILANPGDGNVLSLYADLIWESHKDAHRAERYFDQAVKAAPDDCYVLASYARFLWDAEDEEDEEEGEEEQEEEEEENEAYGMVGNMNKIASPTPVNFFRGATPPLAAAS; the protein is encoded by the exons ATGCTTCTGCGAAGCGCGTCAACACCGATCCTAAACTCATGGCTTCCTCACTCGAAGGAGTCGTCGCCGGAATCCGAATTGGCTCTTCACATCCCCAGGAGCAGATCAATTACCTTGAcggcttctgcttcttcttcgaATTTGATGTCTCCCATTGACGATTCAATGAAGAAGATGACCAGAGCAATGTCGGAGAGCGATCTCCGGGAGCTCGCAGTGGTTCCGAAGCCTCCGAAGCGGAAGACTTTAGGTCGAGGTCTGAGTGGGCTGTCCACGATATCGGcggaagaaggaaaggaacaaGAAATTGGGGTTACCGAGTCTAAGAATCAATCTCTCGAGCGGTTGTTCTCGAGCTCTGGTTTGGATGAATCTGTGATGGAGGCGAGCTATGAAGCATATGCAACTGGTGTGTGCCAGGAGGATAAGGGGTTGGCAACCCTTGTGGGCGGTGGAATTGGGGGTGATGGCGGTGGTAGAAGAGGATCACATGGTGGGGATGGAAATGATGGCTTTGGGTTTTCGGATTCCAACCACGGGAATGATAAAACTGAAGTTTATTACCAGAAGATGATCGAAGCCAATCCCGGGAACGGTCTGATCCTTGGAAATTATGCAAGATTCTTGAAAGAG GTTCGCGGAGACTTTGCGAAAGCAGAAGAGTATTGTGGGAGAGCAATTTTGGCGAACCCAGGTGATGGAAATGTTCTATCACTCTATGCTGATCTGATTTGGGAATCCCACAAAGATGCTCATCGAGCTGAGAGATACTTTGATCAAGCCGTTAAAGCGGCCCCTGATGACTG TTATGTTCTAGCTTCGTATGCTCGATTTCTATGGGAtgctgaagatgaagaagatgaagaagaaggtgaggaagagcaggaggaggaggaggaagaaaatgaaGCTTATGGAATGGTGGGCAACATGAATAAAATAGCATCACCTACACCAGTCAATTTCTTCCGAGGAGCAACTCCACCTCTGGCAGCGGCTTCTTAA